TGTTGAGTGTGTCCAGGCGGTAGAACCAGTCGCCGCCGCAGAAGCTGCTGAAGCGGTAGTTGACCTGCCAGCGTAGCCACCGGCCCGGGGCGAGTCGTACGGCAGGCGGACGGCGGTGGCGGCGGGGCATCCCCAGGTGGAGGGGATCAGTTCGACGCGGAGGAGCCCGTCGGCGAGATCGAGGCGGACAGCGTCCCTGGCCGGCAACTCGGTGCGCACACTGGCGTGTGGCCGGAAGTCGTCGTTCTCGTCCATCGTGACCTCGTGGGTGAGGAGCGCGCCCCGCTCGGGTAGGCGAAAGGCCACCGGCAGGGCGTTGCGGCGGGTGGCCGGCCGACCTCCGCGTGACTGCTTGGTCCAGACGGCGCGGACCCACTGGGCGACGACATCCACGGTGCGGATGCTGCCGGCTTCCTGAGCCGCCGGCAATCCGGATTGCGAGCCGGATGCCCGACGTGGAACCGTGGTGGCATGTCGAAGCCACGAAAGGCGCATGCCGCGTAGACGGCCCGCGCAACTTCGTACCGAATATGTCCGTCAGCGGCCGCTGAACGTGGCCGCACTGGGAGTTCCGCCAACGAGTCCCCGCATCCCGGGGCTGTCCCGACGGGGTATGCGGGCGATCGAGCAGCTCGAACGTTCCCGGCTGTGGGACCAGGCGGTGTCTGACGCCTTGCGGGACTGGTCGTGGCTCGTCCACCATCCCGAAAGCGCGATGTGGGACCCTGCCGAACGCTGCGGGGTTCAGGAGTGCTGTCCGGATCCAGACGAGGCGCGGTTCATCCTGGGGTTGGCTGTTTCCGTCCTGCTGACCGGGGACGCCCGCATCCTGCGCATGCAGGTCACTGCCCTCGACAAGGTGAGGCGACGGACCGTGCGGCACCCCTTCGAGATCGGCAACCGGACGGGGAGAGCTCCAGCATGAGCGGCGACGACGAACGCGACCAGGTGCGACGAGGGTACGACGCGCTCTCCTACCACTACCGCAGCGACGACGCGGACGACGGACAGTACGCGCCCTGGCTCGCCGACCTGCGACGGCGCCTGCCGACCCCGGCGGCGGTCCTCGATCTCGGCTGCGGTTGCGGAGTGCCGGTGGCGCGCTCCCTCGCCGAGGCCGGGCACCACGTCACCGGCGTCGACATCAGCGACGTGCAGGTGGAGCGGGCTCGCCGCCTGGTGCCCACCGGCACCTTCCTCCGCGCCGACGCCACCCGGCTCGACCTTCCGGCGGCGTCGTTCGACGCCGTGGTCTGCCTCTATGCCCTCATCCACATGCCGCTGGCCGACCAGCCGGGTCTCATCGACCGGATCGCCACCTGGCTGCGCCCTGGCGGCTGGCTGCTGACCACTGTCGGCAAGGACGCCTGGACCGGTGCGGAGGACAACTGGCTCGGCGGCCCCGCCGCCATGTGGTGGAGCCATGCCGACGCCGCCACCTACCGGTCCTGGTTGGATCGGGCGGGGCTGATGGTCACCACCGAGGAGTTCGTCCCGGAAGGCACCGGTGGGCACACCCTCTTCTGGGCTCGGCGACCGCCAGCGGTGGCGACGGCGTGACCCGACGGCGTCGGCCGGGACCAAGACCCGCCGGGACCAGCGTCGGCCGGGACCGGGGGGCCGGCGGGGTCCGCGCGGGTGGGGATACTGAGCCGGTGACCGAAGAGGACGTCGTACGGTTCGTCAGCAGTATGCCGGGAGTAACGGTGTTCACCGCCGGGCCGGACAACGGTGCCCCGGAGGTGGCCTGGGGTGACCGGTTCATCTACCACGATCCGGAGGGCGACCTGCCCGCCGATCGCAAGTTCCCGTTCGCGACCATCGTCGTCACGGACTACCCGGGCTTCGACACGGCCTCCGACCTGGACCGCGACGGCGTGTTCCGGGTCAACGTCGCGGTCGGCCGCGAGGTCTTCGCGGAGCTGTTCGGCCACCCGCCGGCCGCGCACGGCGAACACCACACCGAGTACGACTACGCCGCCCTGGACCGGATCGTGCCCCACCCGGTGTACGCCACGCAGGGGTGGGCGTCGGTGCTGAACCCGGGGGAGGAGACCGCCGAGCGGACCCGGTCCCTGCTGGCCGGGGCACACGCCCGCGCCGCCGCCCGGTCCCGCCGACGAGCCGGCTGAGACCGCGCCGGCGAGCCGACCGAGATCCCATCGCCCGGGGCCGCTGGTGGACACTCGGAGGGGCGCGTGGCGACGCGAGGGCGGTGTTCAGCCGCGCGGGGCAGGCTGTGCGTCGTCGGCGGTGACGGTCGGCTCGTGGGTGACCGGGAAGTTGACCGAGCTGGCGATGAAGCAGCTCGCGTGGGCGTCGTGGTGCAGGGCGACGGCCTTCTCCAGCATCGCGGGCGAGGCGACCCGGACGGTGGGACGGAGCACCGCCGAGGTGAAGCGACCACCCTCGCCCTCCTGCGCCATGGTGCCGTGCGCGTGGTCGACGTACCCGGTGACGACCACGCCGTGGCGGGCGCAGAGCGCGAGGTACGACAGCATGTGGCATTGCGCGAGCGCGGCGAGCAGCAGTTGTTCCGGGTTCCACCGGGCCGGATCGCCCCGGAACGCCGGGTCGGCGCTGCCGGCGATGGGCGCCGGACCCTCGGCGGTCACCTCGTGTTCCCGACCGTAGTCGCGGTAGCCGCTGGTGCCGGTGCCCCGGTCCCCGGTCCAGGTGACCACCGTGTCGTACGAGTGCAGTCGCGTCATACCGCGATCCTGCCGTCCCGGCCGGTGTCCAGCCAGAGCCGGATCAGGTCGCGGCGGAGGGCCGGGTCGGGGTGGTCCTCGTACGCGGTGCGGCTGTGCAGCACCACCCGGTTGTTGAGGAATTGCAGGTCACCGGGGCGCAGGTCCATGGTGAGCGTGAAGCGCGGGTCGTTGGTGATCCGGTCGAGGGCGGCCATGGCCTCGACCTGGGCCGGAGTCAGCGGCGGCACGTGCGCGCCGCGCTGGGCCGAGCGGATGTAGTCGGGCCCGTAGTGGGCGACCAGCCCGCCCTCGTCGTCGCGTGTGTAGATCGGGTGCTGGTGGAAGCTCTCCGGCCCGTCGCCGGTGCGGCGGTCGTGCCACCACGGCTGGTAGAGCACGTCGGCCAGGTCCGGTCGGGTACGCACGATCTCGTTGTGTACGGCCACCGAGCTGACGATGGTGCTGAGCCCGCCGGAACGCGCCGGCCGGACGCAGAGCAGCGCCACGACGTCGGTGGGGTCGGCGTGGAAGCCGAGTCGCTGGCGGTGCTGGTAGCTGCGGGTCGTCGGGTGGGCCGGGTCCGCGCCCTCGTCCCGTACGTGCAGCACGGGCACCCGCTGTGGCCCCTGGGGCACGACGGTGCCGACGTGGCTGGCGACACCCAGCGCCAGGATCTCGCAGTGCTGCTCGGTCAGGCCGCCGACCGGTGCCCCGGTGACCAGGGCGAAGCCGCGACCGTCAGTCACCTCGGTGGCCAGCCGCGCCAGCACGGGTCCGAGCGTCGGTAGTGGGAAGACCTGGGCGGAGATCTCCTCGAGGGGCACGCCGGCCGCTGCCACGGTGTCGACCGCGGCGCGCAGTTCGGCCCGGTGCGCCTCGGTGAGGGTCAGCCGCCATCCGTCGTCGTGGGTCGTCTGGTCGCCCCGCCAATCGGCCGGGTGGCGTACCTCGCTGATCACTGCCATCGGGCCGTACCTCCGGGGACGGGCCCGGAACCGTCACCGGGCTTTCGTCCCATCATCAGCCGGTGGTGGCCGGGAGGCCCGTCCGGTCTGCCAAGGGCATAACCACCCCGGAGCCCGTTCGCCCAGGGGCCGCCGCCTCGAGGCCCGCCAATCCCGGAACCCGCCGCCACGACCCCGGCTGTCGCGGGCGGAAGCTGGTCCGCCCGCGACGGCTCGGGTGGTGGTGTGAAGATCAGGGCGGGGTCAGAAGCCGACGAGCAGGTCGGCGAGGCGCTCGGCCACGCCGGGGGCGTGCAGGTGCAGCCGGGCCACGTTCACCGCGTCCTCGCCGACCACCGCGAGCAGGGCTTGGCCGTTGACCGCGTAGACGCTCAGGTAGCCGGCCGAGTTTCGGACGGTGGACTGCTGGAACGCCCCCTGCCCGAGGCTCAGACCGATCTGCCGGCCGAGGCCGAAGGTGCTGGCGGCGAGCGCGGCCAGGTCGTCCGGGTGTGCCCCGTTGGGCATGGTGTGGGTGATGAGTAGCCCGTCGACCCCACCCAGGACGCAACCGGTGACGCCGGGGATCTGGAGCCGCAACTCGGCCAGTTCGGTGTTGATCGCCGCGTACGGCAGGGAACGATTGCCGGCGAGCGACGGCGGGAGCCGTTCCGGCGGCGGCAGGGAATCAGGCTGGCGGACCCGCCGGGGGAGGGCTGTCGCGCCCGGGACGAGGCCGTTCACAACTCCAGGCTTTCCTCGATGGTGCGGAGCTGGTGCCGGGCGAGGGCCAGGTTGGCGCGGTTCTTGCTCAGCATCAGGTAGAGGAACAGGCCCTTGCCGTGCAGACCGGTCAGCGGCCGGATCACGTGGTACTGCCTACCGAGGGTGATGAGCATGTCCTCGATCTCGTCGTTCAGGTTGAGCATCTCGATGGTGCGCATCTTGGCGCGCACCACGTCGGTGTTGCCGGCGGCGGCCACGGTCAGGTCCAGCTCGGCAGTGCCCCCCGCCACGCCGAGCGTCATCCCGCTGGTGTAGTCCACCAGTGCGACACCGATAGCGCCCTCGATCTGCATCGCGCCCTTCAACGCGATGTCAAGGTTCGCCACGACTTCCCCCCAGTCAGCGGAACGGTGCTGCTGACGCACGTGCGCACGGGCGTCCGCGCTCGACGCAACACCTTTGGAATGTTGCAAAGAGGCTTGCACATCGCCCTGGTGGGCGCACCTGGCCGGCGGCCCAACCACCTGACCAGCCGGCCGGGAGCACACCACTGATCAGCGGAAACATGCCGTCCGGCGGATGGCTCCGGCTGGTCGGGTGGGTTGGGCATCCGGTCGGGTGAGCGCTGTGGTGTCCCGGCCGGTCACCCTGGCGGGCGTTCTTCGCCGTTTCGGCCCGCCCCGCCGGGAGCACGTCTACTGTGGAGGACATCGGCATCTTCGGATGGTCCGGTGGCGGCCGGTCGCCTCCCGGTGCACAGTGATGTCATGAGCGACAGCGGACACGGAAGTTACTACTGGTGCCTACGGCACCACCGGGTCGAGACCGAGGCCGACAAGTGTCCGGCCAAGTTCGTGCTCGGCCCGTATCCCTCGGCGGCTGCCGCCGAGAACGCCCTACAGACCGTGCAGGACCGGAACGAGGCGTGGGAGGCCGAGGACGCCCGCTGGGCCGGGGAGGACAGATGAGCGGTGCGGGACGCCCCGTGCCGAGGATCTCCGGGCTCCGGACGGAGTCCCGCGAGCGCATGTCCGCAAGGAGGGAGACGACATGGCCGAAGCACGTAAGGCCACCACCCGCCCGGCCGCCGCCCGTACCACCGCGAAGAAGACCGCAGCGGCGGAGCGGAACACCGGTGCCAGCCGGACGACCCCGGTCCGGAAGTCCACCACGACGGCTCGCCGGGGCACCGCGGGCGGGGTGATGACGACCGGTGCCACCACCGCCCGGCGGACGGGCTCGGTCGCCCGACAGGCGCCGGCCGGGAAGGCCACCGCCACGGGAGAGGCGAAGGCCACTCCCGCCACCCGGAAGACCACGACGGCGGCCAAGCGGACCACCACCGGCGAGACGAAGCAGACCAGCGCGGCGAAGCGGACCAGCGCGGCGAAGCGGACCAGCGCGGCGACGAAACGAACCGGCTCCGCCACGACCAGCCGCGCCGCCGACGCGGGCCGGAAGGCGACCACCGCGAAGCGGACCGCGTCGACCACGGCCACGAAGGCGACGGGCGCGACGAGACCCACCGCAACGGCGGGCAAGAGCAGGCCCACTGCCACGGCCGGGAAGAGCACGGCGGCGAAGCGGGCGGCGACGGCCGCTCGGAACACCACGACCGCCCGGTCCGCCGCCGCGAAGGCGACGGCGGCAGTGCGGAAGGCGGCCCCAGCAGGGGCGCGCAAGACGACGGCGGCAGTGCGGAAGACGCCCACGACGGCCCGTAAGGCGGCCACGTCGGCGACCCGTCCGGCGGTCCGGAAGGCGACCACAGCCACCCAGACCCCGATCCGCAAGGCCGCGTCGACCCGGCCGGCGGCCACCACGTCGACGGCGAGACAGGCGCCGGCCCGTACGCCTGCCGCCACCGTGGCCGCCGCCCGGCGAGAGGCCCGGACCAGCACGTCGACCGCCTCCTCGAAGCGGGCCACCTCGGCCCGCAAGACCGCCGGCCGGAAGGTGGTCGCGGGCCGGTCGACGGTCAAGCCCGCGACCCGCAGCGCCCCGGCCCGGGCCCGGAGAGCCACCGGCCCGGCGGAGCCAACCGCCTGACCGCCGTACGGCCGCTGCCGACCGGCCGGCGGGGGCGGCGTCGCCATCCGAGCGGAACTGGCAGTGCGCTGCCAGGATTGGTCCCGTGGTCATTCGACGCGTACTGGCACCCCGCATCGACTTCGGCGCGCTGCGGCGGGAACTGGGGCTGCCCGACCATTTCCCACCGGAGGCGCAGCGGGAGGCGGACGAGGCGGCGGCGCGACCGCTGCCGGCGCTCGCCGACCGGACCGACGTGCCGCTGGTCACCCTCGACCCGCCCACCTCCCGGGACCTGGACCAGGCGATGTGCCTGACCCGCCGGCCGGGCGGCGGCTACCGGGTGCGGTACGCGATTGCCGACGTCGCCACCCACGTACGCCCGGGCGGGGCGCTGGAGGCGGAGACCTGGCGGCGGGGCCAGACGGTCTACCTGCCCGACGGCAACGTGCCGCTGCACCCGGAGACGCTCAGCGAGGGCGCGGCGAGCCTGCTGCCCGACGTCGAGCGGGCGGCGGTGCTCTGGACCATCGACCTGGACGCCGACGCGACCACCGTCGGCGTGCACCTGGAACGGGCCCGGGTCCGCAGCCGCGCGAAACTCGACTACCGGGGCGTGCAGGCCGACGCCGACGCGGGTCGGCTGGCCGAGCCGATCGCTCTCCTGCCGGAACTGGGCGCCCTGCTGACCGCGCGGGGGCTGCGGCGCGGGGCGATCAACCTGCCCCTGCCCGAGCAGGACGTCGAACCCGACGGCGACGGTTGGCGGCTGGTGTTGCGCGGGCCGGTGCCGATGGAGGAGCACAACGCCCAGATCTCGCTGCTGACCGGGATGGCCGCCGCCGACCTCATGCTCGCCGGCCGGATCGGACTGCTCCGGACGATGCCTGGCCCGAGACCGGAGGCGGTCGACCGGTTGCGGGCCGCCGCCGCCCCGCTCGGTGTGGACTGGCCGGACGGGGCGTCCGTCGGCGAGGTGGTGGCCCGGCTCGACCCGGCCCGGCCCCGGGCGGCGGCCTTCGTCGACCAGGCCGCTGAGCTGCTGCGCGGTGCCGCGTACACGGCCTTCGACGGCGAGGTGCCGGCCGAGCCGGGGCACGGTGGGGTGGCCGCCGCGTACGCCCACGTCACCGCGCCGCTGCGTCGGCTCGCCGACCGGTACGCCACCGAGGTCTGCCTCGCCCTGTACGAGGAGCGGCCGGTGCCCGAGTGGGCGCGTACGGCGTTGCCGAGGCTGCCGGAGACGATGACGAGCACCGACCGGACCGCCTCGGCCGCCAGCCGGGGTGCCGTCGAGTTGGCCGAGGCGGTGCTGCTGGCCGACCGGGTGGGGGAGACGTTCGAGGCGGCGGTGGTGGACGTGGACGCCCCCGTCACCCGTCCGGGCCGCCAGCCCGGCGGCACGGTGGCGCTGGACGCGCCGCCGGTGCGGGCCCGCTGCACCGGCGAACTGCCGCTCGGGGAGCGGGTCACCGTCCGCCTGGTCACCGCCGATCCGACCACCCGCCGGGTGGCCTTCGCCCGCGCCTGAACGAGGGCAAAGGCCGCCGCCTGAGCGCGGACGACGGCCGACCGGCGGCCTTTCTCACCACCGGCGGCGCTGTCGCCCCACGAGTGGTGTTTGCGAGGATGAGCCCCATGGCATACGACGCGAGCGCGCTGCCCGACGTGTCCGGGCTGACCGTGGGCATCATCGGCGGTACCGGCGACCAGGGGCGGGGGCTCGCCTACCGGTTCGCCCGGGCCGGGCAGACCGTGCTGATCGGCTCCCGGTCCGCCGAGCGGGCCGAGGAGTCCGCCCGGGAGATCGCCGCGCTGCCCGGGGTGCCCGCCGACGCCACCGTCACCGGAGCCGGCAACGAGGAGGTCGCCCGGCGAGCCGACATCGTGATCGTCGCGGTGCCCT
The nucleotide sequence above comes from Micromonospora pallida. Encoded proteins:
- a CDS encoding class I SAM-dependent methyltransferase, with the protein product MSGDDERDQVRRGYDALSYHYRSDDADDGQYAPWLADLRRRLPTPAAVLDLGCGCGVPVARSLAEAGHHVTGVDISDVQVERARRLVPTGTFLRADATRLDLPAASFDAVVCLYALIHMPLADQPGLIDRIATWLRPGGWLLTTVGKDAWTGAEDNWLGGPAAMWWSHADAATYRSWLDRAGLMVTTEEFVPEGTGGHTLFWARRPPAVATA
- a CDS encoding DUF6194 family protein; the encoded protein is MTEEDVVRFVSSMPGVTVFTAGPDNGAPEVAWGDRFIYHDPEGDLPADRKFPFATIVVTDYPGFDTASDLDRDGVFRVNVAVGREVFAELFGHPPAAHGEHHTEYDYAALDRIVPHPVYATQGWASVLNPGEETAERTRSLLAGAHARAAARSRRRAG
- a CDS encoding OsmC family protein; its protein translation is MTRLHSYDTVVTWTGDRGTGTSGYRDYGREHEVTAEGPAPIAGSADPAFRGDPARWNPEQLLLAALAQCHMLSYLALCARHGVVVTGYVDHAHGTMAQEGEGGRFTSAVLRPTVRVASPAMLEKAVALHHDAHASCFIASSVNFPVTHEPTVTADDAQPAPRG
- a CDS encoding TauD/TfdA family dioxygenase, producing MAVISEVRHPADWRGDQTTHDDGWRLTLTEAHRAELRAAVDTVAAAGVPLEEISAQVFPLPTLGPVLARLATEVTDGRGFALVTGAPVGGLTEQHCEILALGVASHVGTVVPQGPQRVPVLHVRDEGADPAHPTTRSYQHRQRLGFHADPTDVVALLCVRPARSGGLSTIVSSVAVHNEIVRTRPDLADVLYQPWWHDRRTGDGPESFHQHPIYTRDDEGGLVAHYGPDYIRSAQRGAHVPPLTPAQVEAMAALDRITNDPRFTLTMDLRPGDLQFLNNRVVLHSRTAYEDHPDPALRRDLIRLWLDTGRDGRIAV
- a CDS encoding roadblock/LC7 domain-containing protein, which translates into the protein MNGLVPGATALPRRVRQPDSLPPPERLPPSLAGNRSLPYAAINTELAELRLQIPGVTGCVLGGVDGLLITHTMPNGAHPDDLAALAASTFGLGRQIGLSLGQGAFQQSTVRNSAGYLSVYAVNGQALLAVVGEDAVNVARLHLHAPGVAERLADLLVGF
- a CDS encoding RNB domain-containing ribonuclease — translated: MVIRRVLAPRIDFGALRRELGLPDHFPPEAQREADEAAARPLPALADRTDVPLVTLDPPTSRDLDQAMCLTRRPGGGYRVRYAIADVATHVRPGGALEAETWRRGQTVYLPDGNVPLHPETLSEGAASLLPDVERAAVLWTIDLDADATTVGVHLERARVRSRAKLDYRGVQADADAGRLAEPIALLPELGALLTARGLRRGAINLPLPEQDVEPDGDGWRLVLRGPVPMEEHNAQISLLTGMAAADLMLAGRIGLLRTMPGPRPEAVDRLRAAAAPLGVDWPDGASVGEVVARLDPARPRAAAFVDQAAELLRGAAYTAFDGEVPAEPGHGGVAAAYAHVTAPLRRLADRYATEVCLALYEERPVPEWARTALPRLPETMTSTDRTASAASRGAVELAEAVLLADRVGETFEAAVVDVDAPVTRPGRQPGGTVALDAPPVRARCTGELPLGERVTVRLVTADPTTRRVAFARA